Within Deinococcus actinosclerus, the genomic segment GGAACTCGGCGAGCGCATCCTGGTGCGCGTCGCGGAGTCCCTGGCGGACATCGGTGCGCCCGAAGGCACCCCGAGCATGATGGGCATGGACATGAACATGATCATGACCCCCCGCGCCGAGAAGCCTGCCAAGAAGGACCGCGCCGCCGAGGACGCCCCCAGCGCCCCGGACACCAGCGCGCCCGTGGCCGCCGAGCCCGCGCCCAGCGAGGCCGTGGCGAACGCCAACGCGTAATCCCGGTCCTGTGACAGCCCGTCCCACCTGGGGCGGGCTGTCCTGTTGCCGCCGGGAGGCCCGCGTTTGTGGACACGCCCACCCTCCTGGATGCTTTAAATAGTAAACTGACCTGCGTGGGCGACGCCCACCCGGAGGAACCCCATGATCAAGATGTACACCACCAGCTGGTGCCCCGACTGCCACGCCGCCAAACGCGCCCTGACCAGCAAGGGCCTCGCCTTTGAGGAAATCAACATCGAGCAGGACGACAGCGCCGCCGAATACGTCATGAGCGTCAACGGCGGCAAACGCAGCGTCCCCACCCTCGTGCACGGCGACACCGCCGCCAGCCTCAGCGGCTTCCGCCCCCAGAAACTCGACGCTTTCCTCGCGCAGGCCGGACTGTAAGAGACGTCGAAAGTCAGAAGTTGATGGTTGAGGGAGGACACCCCTCTATCAACCATCAACTTTCTCCTATCAACCCTTCTTTATCCGTGCGGCTTCGCGCCCCGTCACGGTCCCGTCGGCGGCCACCGTGTACGCCGTGATGACCAGTTCGGCGGGCGTGACGTCCAGGCGCAGGAAGCCCGGCTGACCGAACGCCGCGAAGGCCGCCGCGCGCGAGCCGGCCGGGCCGCCCCCACCTCACCCGCCGCGCCGGATACCGCCGTCCACGTGCCGGGGCATTCCGGCTGCGGCGCAAAGACCTCCAGCGCGTGCACGTGCCCGCTCAGGAGCAGGTCCGCCGCGCCACACACCGACCCGTACAGGTCCCGCACCGCGCCGCCCTGCTGGAACCCGAACGGGAAGCGGTCGTACGCGCCCGCGTTGCCGTGCGCGCCGTTGCTGAACAGCGGGTGATGCCCCAGCACCAGCCGCCAGCGCGCCCCGCTGGCCCGCACCGCGCCCGAGAGCCACGCCCGCTGCGCGCGGTCCCACGCGCCACCGGGACGCTCCGCTGGGCGCAGGCCCGGCAGGTACGCCGCCAGGGGCGCGGTGTCCACCCCGAAGAACTCCACCAGGGCCCCCACCGGCGCGCGGTAACTGCGCGCGGGCATCACCCACTGCCCGTTCAGGCGCGAATACGCCACCTGCACGTCCGCCCCCCGCGCATCGGCCCCGTCGCCGCCCACCAGCCACGACTCGTCGTGATTGCCCGGCACCACCAGGAACGGAATCCCGAGTGGCCCGTACACGTCCGCGAACCGCTCCCGGAACAGCGGCGAATTCACGGCCTTCGGCCCAGCCGGATAGACATTGTCACCCAGCGCCACGCCCAGGTCACAGCCCTCGCGCGCGCACACCTCCCGCATGGCGGCCGCCACGCGCCGCTGCACCTCGGTCCCGGTGCCCTGATCCCCCATGACCAGCACCCGCAGCCGCGCCTGCGGCAGGCCCGGCATCTCCGCCCGGACATCCGGCACCACCACCGGCCCGGTCACGGACGGCGCGCACGCCCCGAGCAGCGCCGCCACCGCCGCGCCCAGCACACCCCGCCTCACACCTGACAGCATGCCCACACTCTGCCCCTTAGACTGCTCTCACGCAACAGCTCAAGGGGGACCCATGAACGAATACCTGAACGTTATCCGCAACAACTACGCCAACTTCACCGGCCGCGCCCGCCGCCGCGAATACTGGATGTTCACCCTGATCAACTCGGTGATCCTGATCCTGCTGCAGATTCCTGTGCAGGGCGCCGTGATCGCGATGGCCGCCCAGAATGAAGCCGACACCGCCCCCAGCGCCGGGCTGACCGGCGTGACGCTGATCTTCCTGATCCTGCTCGTCGTGTACTCCCTGGCCGTGATGGTGCCCAGCATTGCCGTGACCGTCCGCCGCCTGCACGACACCGGTAAGAGCGGCTGGTGGTACCTGCTGAACCTCATCCCCCTGGGGAGCCTCGTGATTCTGGTGTTCATGGTGCTCGACAGCGAACCCGGCAGCAACAAGTGGGGGCCCAACCCCAAAGGCGTGAATGGCGGCACGCCCAGTTCCGCGCAGAACTGGTAAGCCCCGCGCGGATGAACGCCCCGGCCCGCCTCACCTGAGGCAACGGGGCGTTCATCTGTTGCTTAATCTAGACTCATGAAAGAAGTCATCGAAGCAGTGACCAAGAAATATGCTCAGTTCAGTGGCCGCGCCCGCCGCCGCGAGTTCTGGATGTTCATCTTGGTCTACAGCCTTGTCTCTCTGGCACTGACCTTCATTGAGGAAGTCGCCGGCTGGTCAACCGAC encodes:
- a CDS encoding metallophosphoesterase; this translates as MLSGVRRGVLGAAVAALLGACAPSVTGPVVVPDVRAEMPGLPQARLRVLVMGDQGTGTEVQRRVAAAMREVCAREGCDLGVALGDNVYPAGPKAVNSPLFRERFADVYGPLGIPFLVVPGNHDESWLVGGDGADARGADVQVAYSRLNGQWVMPARSYRAPVGALVEFFGVDTAPLAAYLPGLRPAERPGGAWDRAQRAWLSGAVRASGARWRLVLGHHPLFSNGAHGNAGAYDRFPFGFQQGGAVRDLYGSVCGAADLLLSGHVHALEVFAPQPECPGTWTAVSGAAGEVGAARPARARRPSRRSVSRASCAWTSRPPNWSSRRTRWPPTGP
- a CDS encoding DUF805 domain-containing protein; protein product: MNEYLNVIRNNYANFTGRARRREYWMFTLINSVILILLQIPVQGAVIAMAAQNEADTAPSAGLTGVTLIFLILLVVYSLAVMVPSIAVTVRRLHDTGKSGWWYLLNLIPLGSLVILVFMVLDSEPGSNKWGPNPKGVNGGTPSSAQNW
- a CDS encoding glutaredoxin domain-containing protein, yielding MIKMYTTSWCPDCHAAKRALTSKGLAFEEINIEQDDSAAEYVMSVNGGKRSVPTLVHGDTAASLSGFRPQKLDAFLAQAGL